GAAAATATTGTCTGCACATGCACCCTGCAGTTAAAAAAAGAGTAAAGTCCATcagcggtccctaaacttgttcggatgtgtcatcccggtccttaaactcgcaaaatgaccgtttaggtacctaaacttgttcggttgtgtcatcctggtccctaaacttaaaaatctcccatataggtcctcaaacttgttcagttgtgtcattccggtccctaaacttgtttttaagtcttatctgggtcaaaacaggacgaatctaaaaactctatattgaaaaataattcataactttttcatatgaacttaaatgaagataaactttatatcaaaattgtaggcagcaacatgatctacaactttgcagttgaaaactttttaaattaaaatcgtttaggttcccaaaatattttttataagtttatagattttaaaatttaaaatttaaaattaaattttataacactaaacgacttcaaataaaaaacttttcaactacaaagttgtagattgtgctgaggactataactttggtataaaatttgtcttcatttgagttcatatgaaaagttatgaattattttttgatatagagttgttagatcgctttgttttgacccagatgagattcaaaaccaagtttagggaccgagatgatacaactgaacaactttgaggatctaaacggatgatttctaaatttagggaccgggatgacacaattgaacaagtttagggaccgagatgacacagatgaacaagtttgaggacctaaacaatcgatttgtgagtttagggaccgggatgacatgacagcacaagtttagggaccggtagTGGACTTTACTCTTAAAAAAACTTATCAATGTGAAACTACAACCCCAATCCTTGTTTTGTATCATTCAGGCTGAGTACTTACGGaagatttctctcaaattgctgtCAATGTGGAGTTACACAAATACACAACAGAACCCTGGTCCAGGTACCATACACAATAAATCCAATATTACACTTTGTGCtatctatatatttttattattttttattataaaaaatagaATATGAGTAAGATATTTCAGCCACTATGTGATATTTGGGCCACTAGGGGAATGCGAAGGATGTATTTTTCTTCAAAATTTACATGTTATCTAGGTTATTCCCAGCTTTCATAATCTGGGCATCTATTTAACTTGAATTTTAAAATAGGCTTGTGGCTGTGAGGGCATTTTTTTCCCAATCCTGAGAATGATGCTATGAAATGGCAGTGTTCAACCCGTTCACTTGGTTGAGGCAATGAGTACCATTCTCAGGCTTGGATGAGACATTGTCTTTTCACAGCTGCTGTCCAGATTTTTCCTCAACACAAGCCTTTATTGAACTTGAAGCCCTAAAGTCCAAATTAACCAATGTGTGAAATTTGTGCATGAAATTCAAGTCATGATCTTTAGCAAACTAGATCAACTTAGGAGGAATCATAGGTATCCAGATTCTCCTTGATGATGACTATAGATTAGGTTGTTTAGGTGTGCATCCATGTCATCAATGAAATTTGATAGGCTCAGTTCCTATATCCAAGTCATGGTCTCATAGGTCGTCTGGAATGTGGACTGGGTGGACACTGAACTGATGAGAAAACATGAGGTTGCTGTGAATGTTGGGCAGCTAGCTGCTGCAGCCAGAAGACGCTGCTGCTAAAGTGATTAGAGGGGGAGGAGACAAAAGCTGCAGCTGCAACCACTGTTTAGCAAAAGCGAACACCTGTGAATAGGTCACGTCCGGCAGGGGTAAGTGATCGCCCTGATTCCACTGTCAAAGGGCCATTGGGTACACGTTGGTTCCAGAGGCAGACCTAGAATTGGAAAGCATTGATGTCACTACCATTGGTGTCATGTCTACAATAATTTTCCATTGATTTTATATAAGCCATTGCTGTCAGATGACAGCAATACTACTAACAATCTGAGTTCGCTCACATCCCTAACATCCTGCTCAGGATTCAAAGTAACTTCTTTGCATGCTTAATTATGAAACTCTAGTAGTCTTTGTGCCTAATTAAGAAAAATCTTTAAGTTGTTTGTATCTAAATCTTTACGGTTTAATCATTGTCACTGTATCTCTATAGGGATTAATTTGGTATTGCTAATTTCATGAACTATCACAATTAGATGTTATTTGATGGTGTGTAGAGTGATGCACATGAACTGTAATGGTTATAAATAGCGATCAATTTTCATGGTGGATAATAATGGTGCCAGCAGGTAGTAGCACCAAAgggaagaagcaaaagaagttgAGATGCCATTTCTGCAAGAAAGGTGGCCATCTTAAGAAGGATTGCTTGAAGAGAAAATTATGGTTTGAAAAAAAAGGTGTATACACTATTTTTCTGCATGCTTGAAAGTTGGAATCTACTCATTATAGGTCCTAGTAATACCTACTCGTTAGATTTTAGTGCTATTACTCATGTGTCAAATGTTATGCAGGAGTTGCTTATGATCCAACCCATAAGCGGACTAAAGCACATGAGAATAAAAATGAAGGCACCGTATTGAAGGAATCAGGAATTGCAGAGTAATCCttgtgtatgtatgtatgtatgtcacCGTATTGAAGGAATCAGGAATTGCAGAGTAATCCTTGTGTACGTATGATATCGTGTGTTTTCTATCCTGCGTGGTTATCCCAggaactgttttttttttctcaggaTTAGCTTTGGACACTCTTGTTGCTGGTAACCCCAGCGTACTCTGTATGGTTTGTTTGCCTTATAAAAGCAGAGTTAATTCtcgttgaaaaaaaaagaaatcgtGTGTTTATGAGAAAGTTGGATGTACTAAGTTTTAAGGTTATGCATGTAGATGAGACAATACATATATTATTATGGTCCCAGTACTTTAATTGATCGCTTATGCCAtttcaaccttcgtgatggttTTTTAAAGCCATGCTGAACAAGTTGTGAAAATGAGTGTGATGCACGCAGTGATATGCTTTCTTTTGGCACAAGAGATTAGGTAGTAACATAACAAAATGAAGATTCTGATGGCCGGAATATATGTGTGGATTTACGTTAAGGGCAAATAAGACCTCATGAACATCGAAGCAACCATATGCAATGAGTTATAATACAAAGGTTGGCATAAGAACAATGCTAATAATACAGCTGGCTGTTGGTTGTAAAGTTTCTTTGCAGTCCATTCATATAGTGAttagctcatcactattaatacGTGACCCACTTGTTTCTCATAAACTTTCTTGATTCTTGTGCCTAAGCTAGGCATACAACCCCTTCTACTCTCTCtcatcttctctcctccacctcagcatttactTGCTCTAAACTATTacgattattttttttattcaagGAAAACTGTTATGATTGAATACACACAAACCATTTTTGTCCATGTGATCCTTTTTATTGGGGGTGGTAGAAAATAATAATCTCTTTATTGATGACTTCTCATGTAGTCTTTACATAGCCATGGGCATCTAAGGATTACCTGTAGCAAGTGAAACGATAGGTTGATAGAAAGTTTTTGTTTCTTCAAACATATACATGCTCTGAATTAATTTATAGTTTAGCCTCACCTACGCAAACCCAAGTAACCAACATACAGAAAGGAGTAAAAATTTCAGGGTCCATCCCTTCATTCTAGTAGTAATATGTTCCGAATACCAACATTGTATATCAGCAAACACCGGTCCTGGACAAATCAACTTGTGCACGGTGCGCTCTCTAGAATTTTGAGACGATTAAATTTCCTAGGAACCTACTCAATATTGCATCTCAGTCTGTTCAATACCCTGTAGACATATCAGACAGACTACCACTTCCACTACAACTGTTGTTTTGTCTCTTCCTTTTCTGTCAATGGGAACTGAACAAATTTGAGTAGATTCAGTCCCAGAACCTGAGCGATGCACAAACCACACTTGAGCACAACAAAACTGCTAGCATGGAAAGTTCGACTGCTCTTGAACTTCACCAACTGTAGAGACAAACAAATCAGGTCAAATGCAATTAGCATAGAAGCCAGTAATTCACAAGGTTAGACAGCAAGCGTACCAGGAAGTTCTACTGCAAAGTTAGCTTGAGCATCAGCAGCCGAGTTATATTCCTGTGAAACCAACGAGGGCAGTATGAGTGTCAAGGGTATCATGTTTAGGTACCGACATTTTTcccctctttttttttgatagaGGGGCTTTCCAACCAACATTGAATCCAGTTAAAAGGGACTCTTTGCAGAAAGTTATGTTCTGAAGGGGCTTTCAGATGGCTGATAAAAGCACTACAGCTAAAAATGACTTCATCTTGAGCAGAAAGGTCTTGTCAATCCATAGAGATGCCAATCTAAATGTTTATCAAATCTAAAAAAGATGGATACGTATTAGACAGATAGAGGAAATTGCTCCAATAAATATGTTAATTAGCACTTGAGTCTGAGGCAATCTGAAGCAATCATGAACTGGCCATGCAGCAATCTTGTACGTGTCACTTTTCATTACTTCAACTGGACAACTGCAAGAAAAAAGAGTGCCATGCTAGTGCGCACGAAATAGTTGTTATGCAACACCCATACAGTGCCcaaatggatttttttttttcgagCACGCGCGAGAGTTGTCTATCGTTACATTAAGATAGGCATCTAAGAAGACTCATACAAGTAATTCCAGGTTATGCCACCCTTTTTGAGGGGCAGTTTCTGCCATGTGGTATCTTTTGAGAATTGATTATATGTGATGTCAACATAAAACTTGCATGGCCAGCTATAATCGTGCCAGTAGAATATGATATGGCGCCATGGCGCAGCACATGAACATGGCAAACTGCAAAGCTGGCTGGTCTAAGAGAAAATTGAACAAGGTCACAAGACAGAGGAAAGAAGTGACACCTACCCTCAAAACATGCCTGATTTGAAATAAATGAAATGTTCCCTTTAGCACCTTAACTTTCTTGCACAAGCCAGCCATATTCTCATTCTTAACACGCCAGAGATCTTGGACCTGCTCCAGAAAGCACAATGTGTTACTTTTGTCAAGAAAAAAATTAACATCACAACAATTTCCAGCTGCTCGAGACTCTCAGCTGAAAGCTCTACAAACTAGGTTTCACAACATTTTTATGAAAAAAAGCAGGTTTTACCAGATTATGTATGCAGAGATTTTGAGATAAAGTCTTTATTTCAATGTGAACTGATTTGAACAAGGGCTCTTTGAACGAAAGAAAATACTTTGGCATGTTGAATAAAACAAAAACCTTCCGTGATAACAAGAATGAAGAAAAATGTATGGCAAAATCACATTCAAGGTATTATGACCTTAGTGGAATTTGAAGTCAGAATGAATTGCACAGTGCTAAATCTCTATTGATAGTTCAGTGGAACAACGAACATATAAGCTACAAAATAACAAAGCTATCACCACTGACCTGGTTACAGACAAGCTTAGAATCGCCTTGAGCACGAATATACTTGAACCCTTTCTTGGCCGCATATGTCAGCCCTAGGATCAATGCACGATATTCAGCAGCGTTGTTGGTTGCAATACCCAGACCCTCACGTAGTTGAGCAATCTTCAGTAAATAAAGATCATAACACGGTAACCAGCTAGGTATGATAATTCAATATAAATAGAACACATCAGTTTAGCTACCAGTTGGCTACATACCACAGAACCATCTATCCGCCTTATTATTGCTCCAGCACCAGCTTTCCCTGGGTTTCCTTTAGAAGCACCatcaaattcaagaatacaagagagcTGCAAAAAAGGTCAAAACTGCTGATGAGCACAGGTTCATGTATCATCACAGCAAAGATAAGTTGAAAATATACATGCTAGTAACAAACCATAACTACAGAAACGAGGCAATAAACGATGCATAGAGCGCGGATTGCATTATTCATACTCACATGACTATCAGGTAATTCCTGCTCATCAACTTTGGGATGCTTCTTTGATGGTCCGGTTTCCTTGAGAAAATGATATTTGGTGTGAGTAAATGAGATATATAGAGGCCACTTTTGAATGGAAATGGATCACATATCCACACTTGTAGTGACAAAGAAAACACTACTCACAATCTCATGTGGCCTTTTCAAAGTAGAGGATGCAGCTCCATCAGGTTGCTGAAACCACAAGTTGCACAGTGAGCATCTCATGAGATGTTACAGCAAAAGTCAGGTAGTATAAAACTGAATACCATGTACAGAAATGACCAGCAATCAGATCAAACTAGTACATAAGATGTAACCCTAATTACATAAAAGCAAGCAAACTTTGGTGGACGCTAACATTGTAGAATCTTCACAAAGCCAATGGCTCTGAAGCAGCACGAACTTACAAGCACAGAGCATTGTTTGCATTACCTGGAAAGGGCAGGGAACTAGATCATCGAACAATTCATCTCGTGCATCTGCTGCGTCAATGGCATAGAGAGCGTTCCTTAGCCCGCGCGCCGCGAGGTATTCCTCGGTTTCTTTACGCAGAGAGTAGCCTTTGAAGACAGTGACAGAAGGGTCGCGaacctagcagcagcagcagcagcgatagGGGCATGGTCAGCGACAGCGAGCCAGCAACGAAAGGAAGGTCACGGAAGTCGGAAGGCACATACCGAATTGCCGACTTGAGCTTGGCATTCGCTGAGGGTCTTGTAGATGCCGATGACGTCCCCCTTCCGGACGACGTAGAAGGGTTCGCCGGCGGGAGCCGAGTCCATTGGCGTCTTTGCGGCGGATCTCTTGGTGGAGCGccgggaagaggaggaggaggaggagaagaagcgcGTGGGCAGCTGTGggagtggcggcggcggtggcccgGGAGGCCTGAGAGCCCAGAAGAGGGGGTAGTGCCTCCTCCACGCCGCTCTGGAAATCAGAAACCCACAGTGGAAAGAAGAGCAACTCCGAATCACCATTAGAGAGGCGGAGGAGAAGCACAGAAGACACAGAACGGTGGCTGGGACCGGAGGTGGGGCTTACCAAACCAACCGCCGCCGCGCAGGAGCACACGCAGGCAGGTGCTCCCGActccccttcccttcccttcccagGGGAGGAGACGGGCGCAGACGGCGATGGCGACGAAGATAGAGTGGGCCGGGCAGACATGGATTCTCTTCTAAGCCCACTACGTAATGGGCCTTTTCCTGTAAGAATGAATATCCAAAGCCCATGAAATGAGGCATATCGGGGGTCAAATGGTCAATGCTGACGTCGTCTAGCGTGTTAGCTTTGACTTCGAGCTTTCTTTTTCATTTTCCTTCTTGCCTTTCTTGACTTCTCGCTACAATTGCTCCTCTCCTTGTTATATTAGAGAGGGGCGGCGGGAGGAGGTGCTCCCTCCGTCGTCGACCAGCAGATCGATCGAAGTCAGCAATcgaatccaaagaagagcaagaGAGGCGGCCGGGTCCAAAGCCATGGACGGCGCCGCCAACTGGAGCCCCGCGATGGGGGACGGCCCTGCCGCCATCGCTGACGCCGATGGCGTCGACCCTAACGCGGCTGCCCCCGTCGGAGGCGACTGGCGCACCCACCTTCAGCCTGAGGAGCGCAACAGGATCGTCAATATGATGTACGTCCTCTCCATCTTCCTTCCGTTCCACCCTA
This window of the Sorghum bicolor cultivar BTx623 chromosome 7, Sorghum_bicolor_NCBIv3, whole genome shotgun sequence genome carries:
- the LOC8054818 gene encoding uncharacterized protein LOC8054818 isoform X2, which gives rise to MDSAPAGEPFYVVRKGDVIGIYKTLSECQAQVGNSVRDPSVTVFKGYSLRKETEEYLAARGLRNALYAIDAADARDELFDDLVPCPFQQPDGAASSTLKRPHEIETGPSKKHPKVDEQELPDSHLSCILEFDGASKGNPGKAGAGAIIRRIDGSVIAQLREGLGIATNNAAEYRALILGLTYAAKKGFKYIRAQGDSKLVCNQVQDLWRVKNENMAGLCKKVKVLKGTFHLFQIRHVLREYNSAADAQANFAVELPVGEVQEQSNFPC
- the LOC8054818 gene encoding uncharacterized protein LOC8054818 isoform X1 → MVIRSCSSFHCGFLISRAAWRRHYPLFWALRPPGPPPPPLPQLPTRFFSSSSSSSRRSTKRSAAKTPMDSAPAGEPFYVVRKGDVIGIYKTLSECQAQVGNSVRDPSVTVFKGYSLRKETEEYLAARGLRNALYAIDAADARDELFDDLVPCPFQQPDGAASSTLKRPHEIETGPSKKHPKVDEQELPDSHLSCILEFDGASKGNPGKAGAGAIIRRIDGSVIAQLREGLGIATNNAAEYRALILGLTYAAKKGFKYIRAQGDSKLVCNQVQDLWRVKNENMAGLCKKVKVLKGTFHLFQIRHVLREYNSAADAQANFAVELPVGEVQEQSNFPC